In the Podospora bellae-mahoneyi strain CBS 112042 chromosome 4, whole genome shotgun sequence genome, one interval contains:
- a CDS encoding hypothetical protein (EggNog:ENOG503Q4VS) produces the protein MRSFIPLLTLTGLSAAATLRPIRQRQPVFDDLVDTLRGPNSDSQGWIPDPWNDRVSSTTDGAATPTDVPTVDVPATVPDVTDGGDGDGDEGGDDGGDAGNGGGDGGNDGGDGGDNGTDDGTGNGPNTPVALPNIRGVDNGGPVTLSALPGGGNPDGDDDATITIPDFTGGNPDGDDDDDSTITVPDLTGGDSTDDTDGTGLTDGTDLTDGTDLNDDTDSTADGSVTILPATPVTPETPIPVITRPINGSVPIRFPAAGQTESCLSDQAAEVIIDAYVRMISKWNDEDAYYLSDNFYDTSDSINSLAGIPLGTVTFPSKEAFIEHQHVMPDNLPLIITHKIVDCAEITLIWTATFAVPHVQAKPVRGIAILKTVGELEDTESEHVKGQNDYIWKIGGLDVEFNNIAYLQNIGGSCEFPTGP, from the exons ATGCGCTCCTTCATCCCTCTCCTGACCCTCACAGGGTTGTCAGCGGCGGCTACCCTGAGACCTATCAGACAACGCCAACCAGTCTTTGACGACCTGGTAGATACTTTGAGGGGTCCAAACTCCGACTCTCAGGGATGGATCCCCGATCCTTGGAACGACCGGGTTTCCTCCACCACGGACGGTGCGGCCACTCCCACCGACGTCCCTACTGTCGATGTCCCAGCCACGGTTCCAGATGTCACAGACGGTGGcgacggcgatggcgatgagggcgGTGACGACGGTGGTGACGCTGGTaacggcggtggtgatggcggcaatgatggtggtgatggcggtgacaACGGGACGGACGACGGCACCGGCAATGGACCCAACACCCCAGTTGCTCTGCCTAACATCCGTGGCGTCGACAACGGTGGTCCCGTAACCCTTTCCGCCctccccggcggcggcaaccccgatggtgacgatgatgctACCATCACCATTCCCGACTTCACCGGCGGCAACCCTGAcggtgacgatgacgatgactCAACCATCACCGTTCCTGATCTTACTGGCGGCGACAGCACTGATGATACCGACGGTACTGGCCTCACCGATGGCACTGATCTTACTGACGGCACCGACCTGAACGATGACACTGACAGCACCGCTGACGGCTCggtcaccatcctccccgccacccccgtcacccccgaaacccccatccccgtcaTCACCCGCCCCATCAACGGCAGCGTCCCCATCCGCTTCCCCGCAGCCGGCCAAACCGAGAGCTGCCTCTCCGACCAAGCCGCCGAGGTCATCATCGACGCCTACGTCCGCATGATCTCCAAGTGGAACGACGAGGACGCCTACTACCTCTCCGACAACTTCTACGACACCTCCGACTCGATCAACTCCCTCGCTGGCATCCCCTTGGGAACAGTCACCTTCCCTAGCAAGGAGGCGTTCATTGAGCACCAGCATGTTATGCCTGATAACCTCCCCTTGATCATCACCCACAAGATTGTTGACTG CGCTGAGATCACCCTAATCTGGACTGCTACTTTTGCCGTGCCCCATGTTCAGGCCAAGCCTGTCAGGGGTATTGCCATTCTCAAGACCGTGGGCGAGTTGGAGGATACCGAGTCGGAGCATGTAAAGGGGCAGAATGACTACATCTGGAAGATTGGGGGGCTCGATGTCGAGTTTAACAACATCGCTTATTTGCAGAATATTGGGGGAAGCTGTGAGTTTCCTACCGGGCCTTAG
- a CDS encoding hypothetical protein (EggNog:ENOG503NWSN; COG:S) → MNNMAGMAGMAGMAGMAGMASMGGPVNAPMGMMNNGGLAPQVAQRHGSDQHRTLLNTYIYEYFIRSGMWECARAVLNADSDINVKKQSPGHSNGLGDDPMDTDSKDLLDKRPDDLPAPNVPVHVNESCFLFDWFSLFWTMFSHQKTPGQPGGQIVNQYVQHTQAQSRMKQEEQRNLLRNMRPDAYNQQQYQNHMMRMQNGAAMNMGVKPGNNLQRAAMANNQNPQTMQMLQQNKVAGQMQRDPSDMEGNRVRPGSPAAAENAPSPSKRPRLDGGAPFNPQAGVMMPNGRPQGMPGQQQVGNGPDSARALLLQNGINPTQLNPDQLQAFISASPHVQAKSLATYSANLQQHHGNQMPNKPMANAVGPQGQGSPMVPQGPDAPTLNQYYNPNDMGAAGMRPVQGNGQATGGSNHALQDYQMQLMLLEQQNKKRLMMARQEQDLGTNNMPRPDGPPGGPPGPNAQGFQQGTSPPGGRSGASPNPEQMKRAQQMNNAANMGGSPLPDGAVQSRSSPNAMNFMDGNNMVPNGGPQFVNMQMNGAGMRPPNSHPNPQFNPQQQLAHQQMMAQRQGQAMQGPGMQWAPGGPNGQLPGQGPPPQIQGTPTQAQRTMGPPSAPNAAANAANSRNATSSPQVSTAAPPTPQAANKPAPKKKETKNSKAKTAQKKTNNNLNNTAATPAGDENAQEAPTPATPITPSNPANFAKNQNINAGPVVPNGQPAVQQPPPQAPPVAGPQHQDPNNLYMDTGAMEYPLGFADPTQSNDVLTDFDFDSFLHDGANGDDGVGNFDFGGTGFGMDDGTNTIGTAD, encoded by the exons ATGAACAACATGGCAGGCATGGCAGGCATGGCAGGCATGGCAGGCATGGCAGGCATGGCAAGCATGGGCGGCCCGGTCAACGCTCCCATGGGCATGATGAACAATGGCGGCCTCGCGCCCCAAGTCGCCCAACGCCATGGCTCTGACCAGCACAGGACGCTGCTCAACACATACATCTACGAGTACTTCATCCGCTCTGGCATGTGGGAATGCGCCCGTGCTGTCCTCAACGCCGACAGCGACATCAACGTCAAGAAGCAAAGTCCGGGGCATAGCAACGGTCTCGGCGACGACCCCATGGACACAGACTCGAaggacctcctcgacaagcgACCAGACGACCTGCCCGCGCCTAACGTGCCTGTGCATGTCAACGAGAGTTGCTTCTTGTTTGACTGGTTCTCTCTCTTCTGGACCATGTTCTCGCACCAAAAGACTCCCGGCCAACCCGGAGGACAGATTGTCAACCAATATGTTCAACATACTCAG GCACAATCTCGTATGAAGCAAGAAGAACAGCGAAACCTGCTGCGCAACATGCGTCCCGATGCGTACAATCAGCAGCAGTACCAGAACCACATGATGCGCATGCAAAATGGCGCCGCCATGAACATGGGTGTGAAGCCGGGCAACAACCTCCAGAGGGCTGCCATGGCCAACAACCAAAA CCCTCAAACGATGCAGATGCTCCAGCAGAACAAGGTCGCCGGCCAGATGCAACGCGACCCCTCCGACATGGAAGGCAACCGGGTAAGGCCTGGATCGCCAGCGGCGGCCGAGAAtgcaccatccccatccaagAGACCGCGCCTTGACGGCGGCGCCCCGTTTAATCCCCAAGCGGGCGTCATGATGCCGAACGGGAGACCGCAGGGCATGCCGGGTCAGCAGCAGGTAGGAAACGGCCCCGATTCAGCACGAGCACTACTGCTTCAGAATGGCATCAACCCAACGCAGCTGAATCCTGACCAGCTCCAGGCCTTCATCTCTGCCTCTCCACACGTACAAGCAAAGTCTCTTGCCACGTACTCGGCTAACCTCCAACAGCACCATGGCAACCAGATGCCCAACAAACCCATGGCAAACGCCGTCGGTCCACAAGGCCAGGGCTCCCCGATGGTACCCCAAGGTCCCGACGCCCCAACTCTGAACCAATACTACAATCCCAACGACATGGGCGCCGCCGGCATGAGGCCCGTCCAAGGCAACGGGCAAGCGACGGGCGGTAGCAACCATGCGTTGCAGGACTATCAGATGCAGTTGATGCTGCTCGAGCAGCAGAATAAGAAGCGGCTGATGATGGCTCGCCAGGAGCAGGATCTTGGCACCAACAACATGCCTCGCCCTGACGGACCCCCCGGCGGACCCCCAGGACCCAATGCCCAAGGCTTCCAGCAGGGCACTTCCCCGCCAGGAGGCCGAAGCGGTGcttcccccaaccccgaGCAGATGAAGCGCGCCCAGCAGATGAACAACGCTGCCAACATGGGCGGCTCTCCCCTTCCCGACGGAGCCGTCCAGTCCCGAAGCTCCCCGAACGCCATGAACTTTATGGATGGCAACAACATGGTTCCCAACGGAGGCCCGCAGTTTGTGAACATGCAGATGAACGGTGCCGGCATGCGCCCTCCAAACTCGCACCCGAACCCGCAGTtcaacccccaacagcagctggcTCACCAGCAAATGATGGCGCAGCGCCAGGGGCAGGCCATGCAGGGTCCGGGAATGCAGTGGGCTCCAGGCGGGCCTAACGGACAACTCCCCGGTCaaggacctcctcctcagatcCAAGGAACACCAACTCAGGCGCAGCGGACGATGGGCCCCCCATCGGCGCCCAATGCTGCTGCGAACGCTGCAAACTCTCGCAACGCCACATCGTCACCCCAAGTGagcaccgccgccccccctACCCCACAGGCTGCCAATAAGCCTgcgccgaagaagaaggaaaccAAGAATTCCAAGGCCAAG ACCGcacagaagaagacgaacaATAACCTCAACAACACGGCGGCCACGCCTGCTGGCGACGAGAATGCGCAGGAGGCGCCAACACCAGCGACGCCCATCACCCCGTCGAACCCGGCCAACTTTGCAAAGAACCAGAACATCAACGCTGGTCCGGTGGTTCCCAACGGCCAGCCAGCTGtccaacagcctcctccccaagcgCCACCAGTGGCCGGCCCTCAACATCAGGATCCCAACAATTTGTACATGGATACAGGCGCAATG GAATACCCTCTTGGATTTGCCGACCCCACGCAGTCTAACGACGTTCTGACCGATTTCGACTTTGATTCATTCCTTCACGACGGCGCCAACGGCGATGACGGTGTGGGCAATTTTGACTTTGGCGGTACAGGTTTTGGTATGGACGACGGGACGAACACGATTGGCACGGCGGATTAG
- a CDS encoding hypothetical protein (EggNog:ENOG503NYY8; COG:G; CAZy:GT8), with product MIVTNSPTMGPSISGLFSPRRARVWVAFTLTCALLLFLARQRGAAAEWNAGQQPPPNSVAAPDDQGPKEVRGDEVDWSKFAYLQYVTNSHYLCNSVMLFGQLHQLGSKADRVMMYPEGMFNLEVSEGARRGKGGKRHDIELLNKARDDFNVKLVPVSVQHRATADSTWAESFTKLLAFNQTQYSRVLSLDSDAVLLGSVDELFTLPPSPVAMPRAYWLYPEEKKLASHILLVEPSAEEFERVLDATNKGGEDEYDMEILNTLYQDSAMVIPHRRYALLTQVFRWEDGEHAKYLGSDREEWDPIEVFNEAKYLHFSDWPLPKPWLGAAEDLRQRLEPKCRDKGGVESCVERDIWNGIYRDFHERRQRVCGYSIDPPER from the exons ATGATTGTAACAAATTCCCCAACCATGGGCCCCAGCATCAGCGGTCTGTTTTCTCCTCGGCGGGCGCGGGTTTGGGTCGCCTTCACGCTGACTTGcgccctgctgctgttccttGCGCGCCAGAGGGGGGCGGCAGCGGAATGGAACGCCGGGCAACAGCCACCGCCAAACTCGGTCGCAGCTCCAGACGATCAGGGGCCGAAGGAGGTTCGTGGAGATGAGGTCGACTGGTCCAAGTTCGCCTATCTTCAATACGTAACCAACAGTCACTACCTCTGCAACTCGGTCATGCTTTTCGGGCAGCTGCATCAGCTTGGCAGCAAGGCGGATCGTGTGATGATGTACCCGGAGGGGATGTTCAACCTTGAGGTTTCTGAAGGTGCACGGAGGGGGAAAGGCGGGAAGCGTCATGATATCGAGCTGCTGAACAAGGCGAGGGATGACTTCAACGTCAAGTTGGTACCGGTATCGGTGCAGCATAGAGCCACAGCGGACT CCACATGGGCTGAGTCCTTCACCAAACTTCTGGCCTTCAACCAAACACAGTATTCTAGGGTTCTATCGCTGGACTCGGATgctgtgttgttggggtctGTAGACGAGCTGTTCACCCTTCCGCCGTCTCCAGTCGCGATGCCACGGGCATATTGGCTGTATCCCGAGGAAAAGAAGCTAGCGTCCCATATCCTGCTTGTCGAGCCAAGTGCGGAAGAGTTTGAGAGAGTGTTGGACGCCACAAACAAGGGCGGTGAGGACGAGTATGACATGGAGATCCTCAACACATTGTACCAGGATAGTGCCATGGTGATCCCACACAGACGGTATGCTCTGCTGACGCAGGTGTTTCGttgggaggatggcgagcaTGCCAAGTACTTGGGGAGTGATCGCGAGGAGTGGGACCCGATCGAGGTGTTTAACGAGGCGAAATACTTGCACTTTTCGGATTGGCCGCTACCAAAGCCATGGCTGGGGGCGGCCGAGGACTTGCGGCAGAGGCTCGAGCCGAAATGTCGCGACAAGGGCGGCGTGGAGTCGTGCGTCGAGAGGGACATTTGGAACGGGATCTATCGGGATTTTCATGAGAGACGTCAGCGTGTTTGTGGCTATTCGATCGATCCACCAGAGAGGTGA
- a CDS encoding hypothetical protein (EggNog:ENOG503NUCH; COG:T), translated as MATMAQLVYGSFIRVWREKESAVKETRLKRLLLHDASHQVRTPLNAVINYLEMALEKPLEESTKQALTSSYTASKSLIYVIDDLLNLTGSATGSIPQLSNLFDVGVCLEEAMEPLERLAREKGIEVVLKPCTGAVRFVRGDPSSLQRAVSILVANAIQHTVRGRVLVEWTTASKKMESCTMHISVSDSGPGLSERALDDMFQEFEQVPDEDFDELMGQSLAPRDNVLRVGVGLAFVARYVKQRNGQLRVKSVKGLGSTFIIEAPFIVVSRAHSLAARRDASPLPALPMPGRPPVLGSLPPKTHDITPAGSSGAGLGSKMGASPPIVVPTPSISPMDTARTPTTLCFTVLIADDNIINIQILNRRLTKFGHKVLVSRDGQECYNMFAANQATTDFVLMDLNMPVVDGWASVKMIRDLENARPTPSRVVQACGRVPVFAISGMLRRGDEQRYKDVGFDGWMPKPIDMKRLSTYLTGAVDAPTRKQGVYQETHFAMGGWFPEETLPPLVMERQLQPEEEVLEIEHVKEENPEAAYIPLPVTAMESPSVPRADDSFFPSKDWSVPPANEDDHRMACPLPLEKDGVGQKETPPPDSAIAIQSTMNTPAVEANPEIWSLHQPQPPTDSIEAVLEADECPPSSEGAAKPVSGQGHAQTPAARSLQVDPFSEYCSQPEVSSPARTI; from the exons ATGGCCACCATGGCCCAGCTTGTTTACGGCAGCTTTATCAGAGTCTGGCGTGAGAAGGAATCCGCTGTCAAAGAGACAAGGTTGAAGCGTCTGCTTCTGCATGATGCATCACACCAAG TGCGAACACCCCTGAACGCCGTGATCAACTACCTTGAGATGGCCCTCGAGAAGCCTCTGGAGGAGAGCACCAAGCAAGCTCTCACGTCGTCCTACACGGCATCCAAGTCTCTCATCTACGTCATAGATGACCTCCTGAATTTGACAGGGAGCGCAACTGGGTCGATCCCGCagctctccaacctctttgATGTGGGAGTCTgcttggaggaggccatGGAACCTCTCGAGCGGCTGGCAAGGGAGAAGGGAATCGAGGTTGTTCTAAAACCCTGCACAGGAGCTGTTCGATTCGTGCGCGGTGACCCATCCAGTCTCCAACGGGCCGTCTCCATACTGGTCGCCAACGCCATTCAGCATACAGTCAGGGGGCGGGTGTTGGTCGAGTGGACTACAGCGTCCAAGAAAATGGAGAGCTGCACGATGCACATTTCGGTCAGCGACTCGGGCCCCGGTCTCAGCGAACGAGCCCTCGATGACATGTTTCAGGAATTTGAGCAGGTTCCAGACGAAGACTTTGACGAGCTCATGGGCCAGTCGCTGGCGCCGAGGGACAATGTCCTTCGCGTCGGTGTTGGACTAGCCTTTGTGGCCCGCTATGTCAAACAACGGAACGGGCAGCTGAGAGTCAAGTCAGTCAAAGGACTTGGCTCAACTTTCATCATCGAGGCGCCCTTTATCGTGGTATCGCGCGCACACTCTCTGGCTGCACGTAGGGACGCATCCCCGCTCCCAGCATTGCCCATGCCTGGACGCCCGCCGGTTTTGGGGTCGCTTCCCCCCAAAACACACGACATCACACCGGCAGGATCGTCAGGTGCGGGCCTGGGATCCAAGATGGGTGCCTCGCCACCCATCGTTGTGCCGACACCAAGCATTTCGCCCATGGACACGGCGCGGACGCCGACGACACTCTGCTTTACCGTCCTGATTGCCGATGACAACATTATCAATATCCAAATTCTCAACCGTCGCCTGACCAAGTTCGGTCACAAGGTTCTTGTCAGTCGCGATGGCCAAGAGTGTTATAACATGTTTGCGGCGAATCAAGCTACTACTGATTTTGTCCTGATGGATCTCAAC ATGCCCGTCGTCGACGGTTGGGCATCGGTTAAGATGATAAGAGACCTCGAAAACGCCAGACCGACCCCATCTCGCGTTGTCCAAGCCTGTGGCCGTGTCCCTGTCTTTGCCATATCTGGCATGCTCCGGCGTGGAGACGAACAGCGGTACAAGGATGTGGGCTTTGACGGCTGGATGCCCAAGCCCATTGATATGAAACGACTCTCCACCTACTTGACCGGTGCTGTTGACGCACCAACACGGAAGCAAGGTGTTTATCAAGAGACACACTTTGCCATGGGCGGGTGGTTTCCCGAGGAGACTCTCCCACCACTTGTTATGGAGAGGCAGTTGCAGCCGGAAGAGGAAGTCCTTGAGATTGAACATGTTAAGGAAGAAAATCCCGAAGCAGCTTACATTCCTCTTCCGGTGACAGCAATGGAGTCTCCATCAGTGCCGAGGGCTGATgactccttcttccccagcaaGGATTGGAGCGTACCGCCAGCCAACGAAGACGATCATCGGATGGCTTGTCCTCTTCCACTTGAAAaggatggtgttggccaGAAAgaaaccccccctcctgacagcgccatcgccatccagTCCACCATGAATACGCCCGCGGTGGAGGCTAACCCGGAGATTTGGAGCCTgcatcaacctcaaccaccaacgGACAGCATTGAAGCAGTGCTGGAAGCTGATGAGTGCCCTCCATCGAGTGAGGGCGCAGCAAAGCCAGTATCTGGCCAAGGTCATGCCCAGACACCGGCAGCGAGATCGCTTCAAGTGGACCCCTTTTCTGAATACTGCTCGCAGCCAGAGGTATCGTCCCCTGCGAGGACGATTTGA